One window of the Cryptomeria japonica chromosome 7, Sugi_1.0, whole genome shotgun sequence genome contains the following:
- the LOC131857023 gene encoding uncharacterized protein LOC131857023, translated as MRLLSWNVKGINVSDKWCLIKCQIDDTKGVIWLLQETKWSKAEIEAKMRVWKHQNGFFRQSDGASGGLGIIWKHMNVKISLVGEDKYWQYCLVTTLGQNENFNLFNVYRPSSAGDKQALWDLLSFKLNNNTDGSCVVAGDFNVILSNIKKIGGIQRTGTSQKDFLDFVEKNHILDIVLKNGIFTWTNWILGFSNIVE; from the coding sequence ATGAGACTCTTATCATGGAATGTCAAGGGCATCAATGTCTCTGACAAATGGTGCTTGATTAAGTgccagattgatgacaccaaaggagtTATTTGGCTATTACAAGAAACTAAATGGAGCAAGGCTGAGATTGAGgccaaaatgagagtttggaaacatCAGAATGGGTTTTTTAGGCAATCGGATGGAGCTTCCGGTGGCCTAGGAATTATTTGGAAACACATGAATGTTAAGATCTCACTTGTGGgagaagataagtattggcaaTATTGCTTGGTCACTACTCTTGGACAAAATGAGAACTTCAATCTCTTCAATGTGTATCGACCTTCTTCTGCTGGTGATAAGCAGGCTCTCTGGGATCTCCTATCCTTTAAGCTAAATAATAATACCGATGGTAGTTGTGTGGTAGCTGGGGATTTTAATGTGATCCTTTCTAACATTAAGAAAATTGGGGGTATTCAGAGGACTGGTACATCCCAAAAAGACTTCTTGGACTTTGTTGAGAAGAATCATATCTTAGACATTGTTCtgaaaaatggaattttcacatggacGAATTGGATATTGGGCTTCTCTAATATTGTTGAATAG